A window of Daucus carota subsp. sativus chromosome 2, DH1 v3.0, whole genome shotgun sequence genomic DNA:
CCATAAGAAACAGCAATACCAACAAAGACAAGCTGGAGAATTTCCCAGCTTGTAGTGTGAAAATTTTGGTTGATAAAATCAGGGGCTTGTGAAGGGAAAAAAGGGAGTACAAGTAGAAAAATCGACACAATGACAATTTTGTAGAGAAATTGGTTGTAGAACTTACTTGGATTCTGAGGGTTCTCTTGGACTTTCGAAGAGGCCAGTCTTTGTTGTTTGGAGATAATTGAGCCTGTTTCTGCCATCGAAAGACTCAGCTTTGTTTCGGATCTTGTCAATGTTTTAAAGCATGTGAAATGAAATAAAAGGATGAAGGGCAGAAAACTTAGAGAGTAAGGAAAAGTATAGAAAAGAAGAGAGTGAAGAGGAAAGTTTTAGGGTGGAGTGAGCTTATTACAACCTATGCTTTAGTAACTTTAACCATTTCAATCCATTACCATTCATACCCTTACCCCTTTTAATACTTCTATCTCATTCTTTATTCTCATGTTTCGATATTCCAATTCTTGAAAATTTTCCAAATTTATGTAACTAGGGTGGTTCAAAAGCTGCGGTCTTGataaatacaatattttacTTTTATGAGTAGAAGCGTAAAGACTACGTGCATACTTTCTAAGTTTACTCCCATGTTTAAGTAGAGTGAAATACGTACATTTCACCCTCCCGGGATCAGTGGCAGAACCAGGAGAATAAGGCGATTTAGCCCGAGTCTTTAAAATCCTGGTTCCTCCACTGCACAGGATCCAACTCTATAGTGCTTCAATTTGATCAAATATACTTAGTTTAGTTTAGTTACATAATTAAGGTGGCTAAACATGTTACGTTACACTTTTTAAGCAATTAACCTGCACGATTAGAATATTTTTCGAAGGGTGTGAAGGAGAATTCTGGTAATGAGGAAATATGTGAGTGGGGCAAATAGGTTGCGTGGATGTGATGAGGATTCCTTTCTTTTGGAGTGCATACGCTAAGCTTTTTGTTGGTTCTTgttttcattcattttaaaattactaCCAGTACTACTAGTGTTTCTGTTTAGAGGGTAATGCTTTTCTTTACATTCTGCATTTCACAAGTCTGCTTGTCTGGAACTTCTATTAGATGCTCTATAGGAATAATTAGGACCATGTCTTTTCCTTTCCTCCTGCATTTCAACTATATACAGTGCCAAAATTCCAACCTATCTGTTTCCAGTTACGTTCAACGACGACTTCTGACTCGTTTAGGCTAAAGAAGGTTCTGAGTTCATCATCGTTTAACAAAACGTAGTATAATGGCTTTGTCATAGCGCTATTTTCTACTTTAATTTATCCGCAAGGTCACCAGTCgcacatataattttttttttgtgtatgcTTCCATTAAAGTTAAAAGAGTGCAATCATTTGGTCATGGTACTCCTGTACTTTAGATTTCATGAAATTCTGACTTTCAAGTTCTGAGACTACAGAAACTCTGCATGTTAAGTTTACACCAGcaaaatataaacaacaaaTGGACTGTAAATTCATGATATCTgcataatattacaaataaatgatatattaaaatttaaactattTGTGACAGTAATGCATTGAATTATCGCAAAATGTCTATTTGCTAGTATATAAGTCAAGAGTTCTAACTCAAAAACAGGATATCAACAGAAACAAGGATAATACTGTGCATATCATGAATTTCTCTCGAACATGTTAATGCTTTAACTATTTCCACCTATGTTATGATGAAAAGTAAGCACAATACCTTTACTTTAACAAAGAAAAGATTCCCCGTGTTCTCTCTAAGCACAGATTAATACTTATCAACCACAGGATATGCAGATTAAGGTATGCAGATGTGGATTAGCAGCCCACTTTACGAAAAGGAGGAAATGAGGAAAGAATAAAAGCAATGGAGACCTTCTATTCATCGAATGTAGCTATGGCTGTCGTTTACAGATGATGTTCTTGCGTAGTAATGTACACACATGACCGAAATCTTGATCCTTAGTGGCTGTACGCTTTGGGAAATCAATTGGTTCGTGCCAAAGAGAGGAGAATAATCTACACTATTAAAGTGCATAATCTTTTTCTCAGGTACGTGGCCGAAAGTATTgcattaaaacatatatttgtTGACATTTACCTAGAAATCTAGAATGAATTTTGAACTCCTGTGTCATGACTGTGTCAGCATGAAGAGATAAGATTATTTGCTTACATTTACAGCAAGGCAAAAGGGAAAATGGGATCTGAGGATGACCTCCGGGAGTTCTTGTAAGAATAGTCTAAACATATTGTTCTAACCTCAGTTACACCTCGATGTCACTGTCAGAGCCGAGCCAATAAGCCTAGAGAGTCCTCTGCAATACACAAGATCCCATATAACCTTGTTAGGATAGTAGGTCCGAGAAGTTCCTAACTGAAAAAAGTATTATTAGCAGTGAAAGCGGAGAACTTAAAGTTGTAGCAGCACTGCAGCAGAAGCAGAGGGTTTCCCGGTGGCTTACCTATTGGTTTTGCCGTCATCAAGCAAAACCAAATTCTCCGCTAAAAGATCTAACTCTCTGCGTCAAAACAAACAATTAATGTTAAGTGATCAGTTGTCCCTGCCCGATACGCAGCACCCTTCACAACTACCGGATCTTTTTCTAGGCATTCAAATCCCGCAAAATTTGTTGCCAACGGTCTTCCAAGAATTAGTGCTTAAACTATAAAGATACACGCGAACCAAGTCTGGTCGCATTCCTACCATAAGCAGGGCATTTCTCGATTTGATCAATGATCACTTTGTAATCATTGATCCATGATCCGAAAGCTAAACCCTCAACAGGACAGCATGATCATCATTCATTACAGGCAGCACGGGACAAAATCGTTGAGGGCAAATTTCAAAATTGGTCCCTTAACAGTAAATAATAAACGAatatactaaaaaaaaaaaaatcacgtATAAGATATACGCTATTCTTGCATATATAACatattcaatttatataattagatttccttttttttttgacagaaaatttCCTTTTGTTAAATTAACATGCGTTTGCCAAAAGAACTATCCGTTAAGATATCTTCAGAGATTGTTATTTGAGTTTGAGACTGCAGAAAACTATGAACGGTGATGTTGGCCCATTTATAAGAGCCCAAATCATTTAAGAAGCCCACTGGAATAACATGGACAACTAGCATGGGCCTTCGGGTTAATATTCCAGTTGGCTTCTTAAATGGTTTGGGCTTTTATATATGGGCCAACAGGTGATGTTATGGAATTTGGTCCAATGGTACTTGAACGTGGAAACCAATTTAAAGTAGGAAAAGGATCCTCGAAGCAGATTACCTTTTTTTCGGGTaactaaaattaatcaaaatttcgtcaaaaaaaaaattatatgctcTTTTCTTGGATCAAACAATTAGCCGTCTATAGGGACGGTTTAACAAATTGcatataatgaattttaaaaaataaataaaagtaagtGGTTTTTTATGTCAGGAAATAAAACTAAGTGTTTAATTCAAAGAAAAAGTACCCAAGCTCACATTTTCGTGTCAGAatattgaaaaggaagcaattAGTAACAGTAAATTTAATGTCAGATTgtctattttattttgttaaatgcTTTTAAATTAGTGTTCCAgtgtattaaaattaatatatttcaaaataatattaatattctcaacaaaaattaaataacatttTTACTCCCACTACAGAAAAAGTTTATATTAACATGacaattatttaaaagaaattacTGTATAAATTTACAATTAAATAGGCACAGAAATAGATGGTAGGAATATTAAATTACAAGACATCGTATCGTAGTAAAAGAAAAGGATAGATACAAACCAGGCCCACATATCCATGTAACCTCCTTTTGCAAACTCTCTAGATCCCCAGTTCAACGACCTTTGAGTACAAAATAGGGTTTTCTTTTTGATCTTTATTCGCCAATtcttgaatttttatataattttatttataattgttgCATCTTCTTGATAATAATTGACAATTTTTATGTAGATGATAGAGTTTGCGTCTTTATGTGTTTTTTATGCTCGAGTTTGTGAAAAGATGAATTATCAGAGTTTTCTTGTGGATCTTTAGGTTAAAATTAAGCTTTTAGGTGTATATGTTTGTGTAGGATTTGAAAAGAAGTGGTTTGTGAAAAAGGgttgtttttgttttcttgaTTTGGTGGATTAGTAGTGTATGAGATGTATATTGAGGAATTGAAAGAAGGGGCTGAATTAGAGGATGAGGTGGTAGCTGGTGAGGGGGTTTTGGGTGGTGGGATTGTGGTGTTTGATGCAAAAAGGGTTCTTGTGGGAGCGGGTGCTCGGgctttattttatcctacactTTTGTATAATGTTGTTAGGAATAAGCTTCAGACTGAGTTTCGGTGGTGGGATCGGATTGACGAGGTACCCTTTTGATCTATACTAAATTCGGTGTGTGTAATTTAGTTGTTAGTTTTTGGTGCTTATGTTTTTGATGAATAAGTTTATTGTTATAGCCTGGGTTATGTGTGTTTTGATCTTGTAATTGATCACACTGCTAACTAGTTTTAAGTTTGTCTTTTGGAATATCTCTGTGGACTATGACAGTATAGATTGATATATGGATAATAGCTTATAGATGTTTGAGTTTGGCGATCAATATGTAGATACTGCCTTCCTTTGCACAGGATTGTCTTTATGGTCCTTTGGAATGATTCAGAATAAAGTGTCATTTTACAAATTGATGAATTGATAATAAAGTCCAGATTTAGATCAGCTTGGAGGAACAATGATGGATTGTTTACCATGATGAATAAATTGACCCTTAATTCTGTATTCTTGTTGGTGATTTACTTTAGCAGATTATGTTACACGATTGTACAATGATATACAACTGTGCATTTTAAatggctatatatatatatatatatatatatatatatatattcctatCAGTATCTAGTACTGTTTGAATCTGAGATACCTTTTCTTAATCAAAAATTCTAAATCTGTTTTTACAATTTCTGTGGTGTGACACATTTCAGTTTCTATTATTGGGTGCTGTGCCATTCCCATCTGATGTCAAAAGGCTGAAGGAGCTTGGTGTTTGTGGCGTGATAACCCTGAATGAGTCATATGAGACTTTGGTTCCAACAGCTTTGTATCAAGTGAGTGGCAGGTCTATTGTTTTTTGTAATACATTAAGTGCAAGACCTTTGAAACCTAAACAACCTAGTTACTTGCGTTCTATTCTTTTGAGCTTTTTAGCATCTTCTAGTTGTAATAATGTTCTATTTGAACTTTTTAGGCCCATGATATTGACCATTTGGTGCTCCCAACCAGAGATTATCTTTTTGCGCCGTCATTGAAGGATATATCGCAAGCGGTGGACTTCATTCATGGTAGGGTCTCAGCTTGTAAATAATGACTTGTCGGATGATGTGTAGACTTGAATGCTCTGTTAGTTGCTACCCTTTGTATGAATAAAATGGTTTTTAGTATAGGAGGGTACTCTTTATTTGATGGTTTGGGTTTCATGATGGAAGGTGGAATTAAAATGTTAATCTTACATTATATACCATGTGTAGCACCAGACAGGTATGTTAAGCTTACATTATATAACATGTGGCACCAGACAATTTGTTTTAGGTTCTTTGTTTCTAGTGAAAATAACAACTTTTATATGTTGTGTTAGTATTGTAACTGGTATCGTGTTCATATGAGTTATGTTTACTTATGCTTAAGATCTTTCCTTTTCATTTCATGTAATCGGTTTAACGAACCTGAGATTTTTTAACTTGTCTATTTCGTGTCTTGGTCAGTATATTTGGTTTTGGTATAGTTTGTCTACTAACCTGCAATTGTTTAATAGAGAACACATTGCAAGGAAGAACCACCTATGTACACTGTAAAGCCGGACGAGGACGGAGCACAACTATTGTAATCTGCTATTTGGTGAGTGATTAGTATCAGGATAAAGTATTATGATTTTTCAGTATTAAAAGTTATTGCATTATCATGTGGAAGTATAATGAAGGATCCACTTCAACATAATTCATGTCCTCTCTAAAGAGTacttatgtatattttaaaaagtaaattttatttttctaattattgTTACAACAGGTGCAACACAAACAGATGACACCTGATGATGCTTATAATTATGTGAAATCAATACGCCCCAGGGTACTACTAGCCCCTGCGCAGTTACAGGTAGGCTATTGACCTTGGAGTTTCTGCCTGTTATATAGAGGACATTGGGTGCAATTTTGTAATAGCAAAGatgattttctaattaaattgtGCATGCCACTTGGTACCCGTCAATCTTAGATATTATCAAGTTAAATGTGCGCTTGAGTCATGAAAGAGAGATGCATCATATTAACTATTAAATAAGGTTTGTCACAAGGATATTAGGACTATGTAAGAACCCACAATATAAGCTTTGCGCATGCTTCTTGTGTTGCACTGTATCTTTGTCAATGAGAATAATAACTCGCACAAGATTGTTAACATGATTTGATTTCAGGCTAAGTTGCACATGATTGTTCACATgatgttgattttttttgattGCAGGCTGTTCATGATTATTACAACCGTAAAGTGAAGAAATTGTTTAGTTCAAGCCAGATTAAGACTTGCAACTTGAACTGCATGACTGATACAACATGGATACCCCGGAGATACTTTACAGCAACAGATTTCTTTGCCTTTGACGAAGGGTCCCTAGTTTTGGTTACAAATGCAGATCTTGACGGTTATGACCCAAATAAAGAAACTGATGGTGAAAGGCGTGATATTTGGGCAGATCTGAGTTTAGTTTACAGGGTGCGAGGAGCTGGTAAAGCAGTTTTTACAAGTCTATCATGTTTGTGGCTTCGCTACAACACTGACAAAAGGTTGGCAAGTAAACAAGTGAGTGAAGAGCGCAGTTGTATGATAAGTAATCGAGTGGAAGGCTTTACCGTAAATATTCACGTCTACTAGCATTACTTTTCAAGAATCAATTGAGCAATCAAAACACTTTCAAAATGTATATAAGTGTGGTAGATGTGAGCAATCGAAACACTTTCAAAATGTATATGAGTGTGGTAGATGTTCATAGACTTTGATACATGTATCCGCAAGAATCTTTATTATAAGTGATGCATTCGGTTTTTATAGCTGTTGCTATTTTATAATCTGGTTTTATAATAGTTGATATTTCGAAATAGTTGAAGAGACGCTTGCTTGAATTTCGGACTTCTTTTGTGTAAATGTTATGTTTTTATGACATTAGTTACTCAGGATATGACAGATAAAAACAACAGAAATAGGAAATGAAAGTGAATGTAAAATCATGAACATTCATACTATATGTCTTTGGACCTGTAAAAATTTGGTTCATAATATTACCATAAATTAGACCTGGATTTAATATTTGTGGGtttaattagttaaattaatggtaattatctaaaataaatcaatataaagTATAAGTATGCGTGAAATTTTCTATCTTCTAGTTTAAAGATTGTcatcttattatttttcttctctttttttagACTGATAATATGAAGAAAGAAAGTACAAAAAGTATATGTATTTACAAAGAAAATCTATATTCTGTACTAGGTACACATACATTACAGAGATCTATGCTATTACAAGGAGTGATAATACTACTTATATGGTTGAGCATTAGCAGAACTGACATCTCCATTGTCGAAGATATCAGATAGGTGTGGTTTGGCAGTTGGAATCTTCAGCATCAACTACGTTATAGTACAAGGAGGACAATTTGCCATCAAATACTGAGACAACTGGATGAACTGATAATCCACAGTACCGTTCCCCCAGACGTGCAATGCAGATGTCGATGATCTTCTTAAACATTCTGTCTCCTCGGCTCAGAGGCTGCTGCACGAAATCTACTAATGGCATCCACTGCATAATGACACAGAAATTAGTCTAATTACTAGTAAAATTCAGATGATgcaggaaaaatagaaatggacATGGTATTTACTTTGGCTGCTTGAACCTCGAGATTGTCAATGACAATGTCATTTGACAAGGCTTTCATCATGCAGACGAAGAATAAATCAGACTTCTGGAAAGCCACGTTATGAGCATGTCTGCAatcaaaaaactaatttcaaaTACTGAAAACCGCAGATGTTCTGCGTATGACTGAAGAAAAAATCTTGCTTACCTAAAAGCTACAACTTCAATAAATTCAGTGTCGATCTGCAAAATAGAAGAGAAATGACAGCAAAAGCTCGTAAAAGGTGGTTCATTCTTTGATGATAAGTGTTTAGTAAAGATATGTACTGAGTTCTTACCCCAGTTTCTTCTTTAACTTCTCTTACAGCTCCATTGAAGATCTCCTCTGACTGATAAAACACCAAAAGGAAACAAATTTTATGCTTAGTTTCATAAACGACTACACGCACTGACAGACACTGAATATAAGTTCTGACAATGAAAATGGAAGACCTCGTGGATGAAACCGGTTGGTATTTTCCACAGACCAGCAAGTGCAGGGGCAGTGTGTTTCTCTTGCACCACAAGGACCTGcagatggattttttttcaattttttgtattCCGATCAAAACGTATACTTGAATCAATAAAGTTGTAGTACCTCATTCTTTTCGTTGATAACGAATCCCCCAACTCCAACTTGATGGGAAGCATTCTCAGGTAGCATGCAAGGCCCTTCAGGAATCCAGTAGGTCATCATGACATATCCTTTCTCCGCGTGATGATACTGAAATCCTTCCTGCAATGATTTCTCAGTTGAGGTACTTCCCAATTCCCAAATAACATATTCGTGTTACATGGCATTAATCTTGATCTCGTATTAATTTTACCTTAACTGCTATaggaacaaactctgatttctcCAGTGGAAGCTTAAGCCAAATTCCATTTTTTCTCTGCAATTGGAAATGAAGCAAATTATGTACACAAAAAACATAGTAAACGCTTTTTCGTGCTTTATCATGTAGCCTAAAGTCTGAAAGAAAAATCAATCTTGCAGAACTAAATTAAAGTCAAACACTCAGAGAAAAGAACCTGTGATTTCCATTGAGAAAGAGATGACTGAAGAACAGAGGCAAAGACACTTGGATTAGATGGTAGTTTTTCCGAATTAACAACAACTCCCCCATACTCATCATCCATTGATTCTAATACTCTTCTACTATAATATGTTGTTGGGCTAGCACCATTAGTTCCATTCATTTGAAATGAATAAACATCCACCATTAACTTTTCTTTCATGGCTGAACTCGCAGCATTGTGTGCAGTACTCAGATACGACGCGTGCAGAAGATTAcctaaaaaaatcaagaaaaacaggaaaaaaaaacaagatgaGCAAATTGTACACTACAGAGGCCTTATG
This region includes:
- the LOC108205656 gene encoding phosphatidylglycerophosphate phosphatase PTPMT2; the protein is MYIEELKEGAELEDEVVAGEGVLGGGIVVFDAKRVLVGAGARALFYPTLLYNVVRNKLQTEFRWWDRIDEFLLLGAVPFPSDVKRLKELGVCGVITLNESYETLVPTALYQAHDIDHLVLPTRDYLFAPSLKDISQAVDFIHENTLQGRTTYVHCKAGRGRSTTIVICYLVQHKQMTPDDAYNYVKSIRPRVLLAPAQLQAVHDYYNRKVKKLFSSSQIKTCNLNCMTDTTWIPRRYFTATDFFAFDEGSLVLVTNADLDGYDPNKETDGERRDIWADLSLVYRVRGAGKAVFTSLSCLWLRYNTDKRLASKQVSEERSCMISNRVEGFTVNIHVY
- the LOC108206727 gene encoding nudix hydrolase 8 → MELHLCGSELIGSRKLLPNLFLNSMHLVADKVSPQVCSCKGNLLHASYLSTAHNAASSAMKEKLMVDVYSFQMNGTNGASPTTYYSRRVLESMDDEYGGVVVNSEKLPSNPSVFASVLQSSLSQWKSQRKNGIWLKLPLEKSEFVPIAVKEGFQYHHAEKGYVMMTYWIPEGPCMLPENASHQVGVGGFVINEKNEVLVVQEKHTAPALAGLWKIPTGFIHESEEIFNGAVREVKEETGIDTEFIEVVAFRHAHNVAFQKSDLFFVCMMKALSNDIVIDNLEVQAAKWMPLVDFVQQPLSRGDRMFKKIIDICIARLGERYCGLSVHPVVSVFDGKLSSLYYNVVDAEDSNCQTTPI